A region of Halorhabdus rudnickae DNA encodes the following proteins:
- the rpsJ gene encoding 30S ribosomal protein S10 translates to MMQQARVRLAGTSPKDLDAICDEVGEIANKTGVELSGPVPLPTKTLEVPARKSPDGEGTATWEHWEMRVHKRLIDIDADERALRQLMRIQVPNDVSIEIVLED, encoded by the coding sequence ATAATGCAGCAAGCACGCGTCCGTCTGGCGGGCACGAGTCCGAAAGACCTCGACGCCATCTGCGATGAGGTCGGTGAGATTGCCAACAAGACTGGGGTCGAGCTCTCCGGTCCGGTGCCGCTCCCGACCAAGACGCTGGAAGTCCCAGCCCGGAAGTCTCCCGACGGTGAGGGGACCGCCACATGGGAGCACTGGGAGATGCGTGTCCACAAGCGGCTGATCGACATCGACGCCGACGAACGCGCGCTCCGCCAGCTCATGCGCATCCAGGTGCCCAACGACGTCTCCATCGAGATCGTCCTCGAGGACTGA
- a CDS encoding DUF7550 family protein, whose amino-acid sequence MNDDHAEQRPEYDPTEPQPPAREPPLRSTAPQGEYTTGQVATGFAIATIGIAITFGLALLMA is encoded by the coding sequence ATGAACGACGACCACGCCGAACAACGACCCGAGTACGATCCGACCGAACCCCAACCCCCCGCCCGGGAACCGCCACTACGGAGCACTGCCCCACAGGGTGAATACACCACCGGCCAAGTCGCGACCGGGTTCGCGATCGCCACTATCGGCATCGCGATCACGTTCGGGCTGGCACTGCTGATGGCCTGA
- the hisF gene encoding imidazole glycerol phosphate synthase subunit HisF, giving the protein MTLTKRIIPCIDVDLDDEGNAAVYTGVNFEDLQYTGDPVEMAKRYNEAGADEFVFLDITASAEGRETMLETVEAVADEVFIPLTVGGGIRTREDIKETLRAGADKVSINTGAIENPDLIEEGATAFGNQCIVISVDARRRYDEAGEYYEQVDGESVWFEATVKGGREGTGLDVIEWANEAEERGAGELFVNSIDADGTKDGYDIPLTRAVCDAVDTPVIASSGCGGPEDMYEVFTEAGADAGLAASIFHFGEYSIAETKEYLDERGVPVRL; this is encoded by the coding sequence ATGACGCTCACGAAACGGATCATTCCCTGTATCGATGTTGATCTGGACGACGAGGGCAACGCAGCGGTCTACACCGGCGTGAACTTCGAGGACCTCCAGTACACTGGCGATCCCGTCGAGATGGCCAAGCGATACAACGAGGCCGGGGCCGACGAGTTCGTCTTTCTGGACATCACGGCAAGCGCCGAGGGGCGAGAGACGATGCTCGAAACTGTCGAAGCAGTCGCTGACGAGGTATTTATCCCGCTGACGGTCGGTGGCGGAATTCGGACTCGCGAGGACATCAAAGAGACGCTCCGGGCCGGGGCCGACAAGGTGTCGATCAATACCGGCGCGATCGAGAACCCGGATCTCATCGAGGAGGGAGCAACCGCCTTCGGGAATCAATGTATCGTTATCTCAGTCGACGCTCGCCGTCGGTACGACGAGGCGGGCGAGTACTACGAGCAGGTCGATGGCGAGTCGGTCTGGTTCGAGGCGACCGTCAAGGGCGGTCGCGAGGGGACCGGACTGGACGTCATCGAGTGGGCGAACGAGGCCGAGGAGCGTGGCGCGGGCGAATTGTTCGTCAACTCGATCGACGCCGACGGCACCAAGGATGGCTACGACATCCCGCTGACGCGGGCGGTCTGTGACGCCGTCGACACGCCGGTGATTGCCTCCTCGGGCTGTGGCGGCCCCGAAGACATGTACGAGGTGTTCACCGAGGCCGGCGCGGACGCCGGGCTAGCGGCCTCGATCTTTCACTTCGGGGAATATTCGATTGCCGAGACCAAGGAGTATCTGGACGAGCGTGGCGTTCCGGTCCGGCTGTGA
- the arcD gene encoding arginine/ornithine antiporter ArcD → MPQLSHEPLAYEDLSPDRRPTLVQAMVPIIVMLVLLSLWMVVLPIEEPSPHMPLLWSGVFTGLVGWLWFDRSWDELYDGIVDGLRMGLQAILILMIVYMLIAAWTAAGTIPALIVYGLEVLTPVVFLPVAAVLAFVTAFTVGSSWTTAGTLGVAFIGIGTGLGIPKPMTAGAVLSGAYTGDKISPLSDTTNLAAAVTNTDLMDHVSAMRIGTGVAFGIALLAYVVLGLHAGGAIPVDRLETIIAALEGAYAITPLSFLPVVVTFALALRGYPAIPSLLSGVFVGAATAVAVQGASMVTVWQTIHFGTDPATGVKAVDGLLAADGLSGAMWVISLVMIALSLGGLFERTGVLAVLAHGLERAISGVASLTIGTAISAFSMNVLAAEQYMSLVVPGLTLRNLYDEYDLDSSNLSRAIEAAGTTTSALVPWSTGGIYMAGVLDVPTVSYAPYYLLGFLSPLVLVVMGVTGWGIRPLEESASEDDATATADRNVDDH, encoded by the coding sequence ATGCCCCAGTTGTCTCACGAGCCGCTCGCGTACGAGGATCTGTCGCCCGACAGACGGCCCACGCTCGTGCAGGCGATGGTTCCGATCATCGTCATGTTGGTGTTGCTGTCGCTGTGGATGGTGGTGTTGCCGATCGAGGAGCCGAGCCCGCACATGCCACTGTTATGGAGTGGCGTATTCACCGGTTTGGTCGGCTGGCTCTGGTTCGACCGGAGCTGGGACGAACTCTATGACGGGATCGTCGACGGGCTTCGAATGGGCTTGCAGGCGATCTTGATCCTGATGATCGTCTATATGTTGATCGCCGCCTGGACCGCGGCGGGAACGATTCCGGCGTTGATCGTCTATGGTTTGGAGGTGCTCACGCCAGTGGTGTTTCTCCCTGTCGCGGCCGTGCTGGCCTTTGTGACCGCGTTCACCGTCGGCTCCTCGTGGACGACTGCGGGGACGCTCGGGGTGGCATTCATCGGGATTGGGACGGGGCTGGGCATCCCCAAGCCGATGACGGCGGGAGCCGTCCTCAGCGGAGCCTACACGGGCGACAAGATTTCGCCGCTGTCGGACACAACGAACCTCGCAGCGGCGGTGACCAACACCGACCTCATGGATCACGTCAGTGCCATGCGCATCGGAACGGGAGTCGCCTTTGGGATTGCGCTACTCGCGTACGTCGTCCTGGGATTGCACGCTGGCGGTGCGATCCCTGTCGATCGTCTTGAGACGATCATCGCCGCGCTCGAAGGTGCGTATGCGATCACGCCACTGTCGTTTCTCCCCGTTGTCGTCACGTTCGCGCTCGCTCTCAGAGGGTATCCGGCCATCCCGTCGTTACTCTCGGGTGTCTTCGTCGGTGCCGCGACTGCCGTCGCGGTCCAGGGGGCCTCGATGGTGACAGTCTGGCAGACGATCCACTTCGGGACCGACCCTGCGACGGGCGTCAAGGCGGTCGACGGCTTGCTCGCGGCCGACGGGTTGTCGGGAGCGATGTGGGTCATCTCGCTGGTGATGATCGCGCTGTCCCTTGGCGGCCTCTTCGAGCGGACGGGCGTTCTCGCGGTGCTCGCCCACGGACTCGAGCGAGCCATCAGCGGGGTCGCGAGTCTGACGATTGGGACCGCAATCTCGGCGTTTTCGATGAACGTCCTCGCGGCCGAACAGTACATGAGTCTCGTCGTGCCCGGTCTGACGCTTCGCAACCTCTACGACGAGTACGATCTCGATAGCTCGAACCTCTCGCGGGCGATCGAGGCGGCCGGGACGACGACGAGTGCCCTCGTCCCCTGGAGTACCGGTGGCATCTACATGGCTGGCGTCCTAGACGTCCCGACGGTCTCCTACGCGCCGTATTATCTGCTCGGCTTTCTCTCGCCGCTCGTGTTGGTCGTCATGGGCGTGACTGGTTGGGGCATCCGTCCGCTCGAGGAATCAGCAAGCGAGGACGACGCGACGGCCACAGCAGACCGGAACGTCGACGACCACTGA
- a CDS encoding DNA-directed RNA polymerase subunit L produces MELRVIEKDDTSLSIEIAGEDHTFMNVLKGALLETEGVAAATYDMNPEQSGGQTDPILTIKTETDTDALDALEAGTERVIEKVNAFQTAYDAAA; encoded by the coding sequence ATGGAACTGCGGGTCATCGAGAAGGACGATACCTCGCTGTCGATCGAGATCGCTGGCGAGGATCACACCTTCATGAACGTGCTCAAGGGCGCGCTGCTGGAGACGGAGGGGGTCGCCGCCGCGACCTACGACATGAATCCCGAACAGTCCGGCGGCCAGACCGATCCGATCCTCACGATCAAAACCGAAACGGACACCGATGCGCTAGACGCCCTCGAAGCCGGGACCGAACGCGTCATCGAGAAGGTCAACGCTTTCCAGACGGCCTACGATGCGGCAGCGTGA
- a CDS encoding HVO_2753 family zinc finger protein, translated as MSESQQKRTQKCVSCGINISGTNAAAFDCPDCGHRIYRCPTCRKQSTLYECPECGFTGP; from the coding sequence ATGAGCGAGAGTCAACAGAAACGCACGCAGAAGTGTGTCTCCTGCGGGATCAACATCTCGGGGACGAACGCCGCCGCCTTCGACTGTCCGGACTGTGGCCACCGGATCTACCGGTGTCCGACCTGCCGTAAGCAGAGCACTCTCTATGAGTGCCCCGAGTGTGGCTTCACGGGCCCGTAA
- a CDS encoding elongation factor 1-beta: protein MGKVAAAIKVMPQSPEIDLDALQERLEQSLPEGAKINGFERDDVAFGLVALLPTVIVPDESGGTEAVEEAFEGVDGVESVSVADVGRL from the coding sequence ATGGGAAAAGTAGCAGCCGCCATCAAGGTCATGCCGCAGAGTCCGGAGATCGACCTCGACGCGCTCCAAGAGCGCTTAGAGCAGTCCCTCCCCGAGGGCGCGAAGATCAATGGGTTCGAGCGTGACGATGTCGCATTCGGCCTCGTCGCTTTGCTCCCGACGGTGATCGTCCCCGACGAATCGGGTGGCACCGAAGCCGTCGAGGAAGCCTTCGAGGGCGTCGACGGCGTCGAGAGTGTCTCTGTCGCAGATGTCGGCCGCCTGTAG
- a CDS encoding 50S ribosomal protein L21e, with the protein MPSSNGPLEGTRNKLSNDPRDRGTSPPNRAVQEFEAGQTVHLAIDPSVPDGRFHPRFSGHTGEVIGSQGGAYKVRINDGGNEKTIIVKPAHLREQQE; encoded by the coding sequence ATGCCCAGTTCGAACGGACCACTCGAAGGCACGCGCAACAAGCTCAGCAACGACCCCCGAGATCGCGGGACGTCCCCGCCGAACCGCGCCGTCCAAGAGTTCGAGGCCGGTCAGACGGTTCACCTCGCGATCGATCCGAGCGTCCCCGACGGGCGCTTCCATCCGCGCTTCTCCGGGCACACCGGCGAGGTCATCGGGAGCCAGGGTGGCGCCTACAAGGTACGGATCAACGACGGCGGCAACGAGAAGACGATTATCGTCAAGCCGGCCCACCTGCGCGAGCAGCAGGAGTAA
- a CDS encoding RNA polymerase Rpb4 family protein yields MTIFKDKLEEEYLTFPEAKELLADIEAERAADEDREMRYELTRAIEHVNRFTVLDIEESNEFVEELLALEKVDEPTAYKIVNLRPQDRDELRSIYAQERYTLDGEELDDILDVVAKYV; encoded by the coding sequence ATGACGATCTTCAAGGACAAACTCGAGGAGGAGTATCTTACCTTCCCCGAGGCCAAAGAACTCCTCGCGGACATCGAGGCCGAGCGGGCCGCCGACGAGGACCGAGAGATGCGCTACGAACTCACCCGGGCGATCGAACACGTCAATCGATTTACCGTCCTCGACATCGAGGAATCGAACGAGTTCGTCGAGGAACTGCTCGCCCTCGAGAAGGTCGACGAACCGACGGCCTACAAGATCGTCAATCTCCGCCCACAGGATCGGGACGAACTCCGCTCGATCTACGCCCAAGAGCGGTACACGCTCGACGGTGAGGAACTCGACGACATTCTCGATGTCGTCGCGAAGTACGTCTGA
- a CDS encoding DUF655 domain-containing protein — MSDSQPDPDAETAVILDHLPHGRSDDDRPQYQKQPLAYAVTIDDFRLVELTLVADADLSIDDTVDLDADLIETSRTVDYGDLSGGAQSELAYVIEDVIEEEQQRFVDFFNDARPITTRLHSLNLLPGIGKKLRNAILDERKRKPFESFEELTERVDGLHNPREVLADRIMEEIREDDLKYRTFARREE, encoded by the coding sequence ATGAGCGACAGCCAGCCAGACCCGGACGCGGAGACGGCCGTCATTCTCGATCATCTCCCGCACGGCCGGTCAGACGACGACCGTCCCCAGTATCAGAAACAGCCCCTCGCGTACGCGGTGACGATCGACGACTTTCGGTTGGTCGAACTGACGCTGGTCGCGGACGCCGACCTCTCGATCGACGACACTGTTGACCTTGACGCCGATCTGATCGAGACCTCGCGGACGGTCGATTACGGTGATCTCTCTGGCGGTGCGCAGTCGGAACTGGCGTACGTCATTGAGGACGTCATCGAGGAGGAACAACAGCGGTTCGTCGACTTCTTCAACGACGCCCGCCCGATCACCACGCGATTGCACTCGCTGAACCTCCTGCCGGGGATTGGGAAGAAACTCCGTAATGCGATCCTTGACGAGCGCAAGCGCAAACCCTTCGAAAGTTTCGAGGAACTCACCGAACGGGTCGACGGTCTGCACAACCCCCGTGAGGTGCTCGCCGATCGCATCATGGAAGAGATCCGCGAGGACGACCTCAAGTACCGGACGTTCGCCCGGCGTGAGGAATGA
- a CDS encoding 16S ribosomal RNA methyltransferase A, translating into MTDDETPAGTTVGTRDPDALLSRAGASGDPGRDQHFLVDDRVLDRIPTYATEAGVDLSHVLEIGAGNGALTDRLLAVADRVTAVERDPDLAAFLREEFADAIADGHLTVLEGDALEVDLPAYTASISNLPYGASSEILFRLLPAGKPLIAMVQREFADRMAAEPGGDDYGRLSVTAGHYADVELVEPVPPEAFSPPPAVDSAVVRALPREPDYTVADEAFFLGFVKAVFTQRRKTVRNGIRNTPHISGLDDPDAVVEAADENLLAKRAGDLSPTEFAELARLASEVGFSDD; encoded by the coding sequence ATGACCGACGACGAGACGCCGGCAGGGACGACGGTGGGCACGCGCGACCCGGACGCCCTCCTCTCGCGCGCGGGGGCGAGCGGCGATCCGGGCCGTGACCAGCACTTCCTCGTCGACGACCGCGTCCTCGATCGGATTCCGACCTATGCGACCGAGGCCGGGGTCGATCTCTCTCACGTCCTGGAGATCGGTGCCGGCAACGGCGCGCTCACCGATCGGCTACTCGCGGTTGCCGACCGCGTGACTGCTGTCGAACGCGATCCCGATCTGGCCGCGTTCCTCCGCGAGGAGTTTGCCGACGCGATCGCAGACGGTCACCTGACCGTCCTCGAAGGTGACGCCCTGGAGGTGGATCTGCCCGCGTACACGGCCTCGATCTCGAATCTACCCTACGGCGCATCCAGTGAGATCCTTTTCCGACTTCTCCCTGCGGGAAAGCCACTGATAGCGATGGTCCAGCGAGAGTTTGCCGACCGGATGGCCGCCGAACCCGGAGGCGACGATTACGGTCGGCTGTCAGTCACGGCCGGTCACTACGCCGACGTGGAACTCGTCGAGCCTGTCCCGCCGGAAGCCTTCTCGCCGCCGCCGGCCGTCGATAGCGCCGTCGTCCGGGCGTTGCCACGTGAGCCGGACTACACCGTTGCCGACGAGGCGTTCTTCCTGGGTTTCGTCAAGGCTGTGTTCACCCAGCGACGGAAGACGGTCCGGAACGGAATCCGGAACACGCCCCACATTTCCGGACTCGACGATCCCGACGCGGTCGTCGAGGCGGCCGACGAGAATCTACTGGCCAAACGCGCAGGCGATCTCTCACCGACTGAGTTCGCTGAACTGGCGCGTCTCGCGTCCGAAGTGGGATTCAGCGATGACTGA
- a CDS encoding HemK2/MTQ2 family protein methyltransferase translates to MTDDGDSEAETDDADETGRPALADQRGVDSVYGASEDSHLLAEAAAEGVEPGERALDVGTGSGYVARALAEAGADVIGTDLNPAACRQAHEAGIPAVRANLLDPIQADAVDVVAFNPPYLPSVPETEWGDWMETALSGGEDGRAAVDPFVADVGRVLRDDGRAFLLVSSLTGIDEVRGYAGTQGLDSSIVAEESFPFERLVVLCLQYRQ, encoded by the coding sequence ATGACTGACGACGGCGACAGTGAGGCGGAGACGGACGATGCAGACGAGACCGGTCGGCCAGCCCTCGCCGACCAGCGTGGCGTCGACTCGGTCTACGGGGCAAGCGAGGATTCCCATTTGCTCGCGGAAGCTGCCGCCGAGGGTGTCGAGCCGGGCGAGCGTGCGCTGGACGTCGGGACAGGCTCGGGGTACGTCGCGCGCGCACTCGCCGAGGCGGGTGCCGACGTGATCGGGACGGACCTGAATCCGGCCGCCTGTCGACAGGCCCACGAGGCCGGCATTCCGGCCGTGCGGGCGAACCTGCTCGATCCGATCCAGGCCGACGCGGTCGACGTGGTGGCGTTCAACCCGCCGTATCTACCGAGTGTCCCAGAGACGGAGTGGGGCGACTGGATGGAGACGGCCCTCTCGGGTGGCGAGGACGGCCGGGCGGCAGTCGATCCGTTCGTCGCGGACGTGGGTCGGGTCCTTCGTGACGATGGGCGGGCGTTCCTGCTGGTCAGCAGCCTCACGGGGATCGACGAGGTTCGAGGATACGCTGGGACCCAGGGACTCGATTCGTCGATCGTCGCCGAGGAGTCGTTCCCTTTCGAGCGGCTGGTCGTGTTGTGTCTTCAATATCGCCAGTAG
- the dhaM gene encoding dihydroxyacetone kinase phosphoryl donor subunit DhaM produces the protein MVGLVVVSHSQRAAEGIAEVASEMGGDTHIEPVGGDGHGGFGTVADDIEAALEAADSGDGVVVLVDLGSAVMNAEVAVETSDVDAVIADAPVLEGAVNAAVAATSPKATVDSVREQAEAAREIAKL, from the coding sequence ATGGTTGGACTCGTCGTCGTCTCACACAGCCAGCGCGCCGCCGAGGGAATTGCCGAGGTTGCGAGCGAAATGGGTGGTGACACCCACATCGAACCGGTCGGCGGCGACGGTCATGGTGGGTTTGGTACTGTCGCCGACGACATCGAAGCCGCGTTAGAAGCAGCCGACAGTGGGGATGGGGTCGTCGTCCTGGTTGACCTCGGGAGTGCAGTGATGAACGCCGAAGTCGCTGTCGAAACCAGTGATGTCGATGCAGTGATCGCGGATGCGCCGGTACTGGAAGGGGCAGTCAACGCCGCTGTCGCTGCGACCAGTCCGAAGGCCACGGTCGATTCTGTCCGCGAGCAAGCCGAAGCCGCTCGCGAGATAGCGAAGCTCTGA
- the dhaL gene encoding dihydroxyacetone kinase subunit DhaL, whose translation MSANGQAVVAVIENIAERLEEERDYLTELDSAIGDADHGGNMARGWAEAANTVRDLEDPTPEEVVKTAGKTVLGEVGGAAGPLYGGSLVFASPELEDGLTEESVVAFAETYLEKLKDRGDANVGDQTMVDALTPAVHTFKKSVETDDLPILEALAKAVDAAERGVDFTVAIRANKGRASYLGWRSVGHQDPGATSTLFILETLLETAADKMDAEIPDVDATSPTIPDAEPAEE comes from the coding sequence ATGAGCGCGAATGGGCAAGCGGTCGTCGCCGTCATCGAGAATATCGCCGAGCGCCTCGAAGAGGAACGCGACTACCTAACCGAACTCGACTCCGCCATCGGCGACGCAGACCACGGTGGTAACATGGCCAGAGGCTGGGCCGAGGCTGCCAATACAGTCAGGGATCTCGAAGATCCCACCCCAGAGGAGGTCGTCAAGACGGCCGGGAAAACCGTCCTGGGAGAAGTCGGCGGCGCGGCGGGCCCACTGTACGGTGGGTCCCTCGTGTTCGCCAGTCCAGAACTCGAAGATGGACTCACCGAGGAGAGTGTCGTCGCGTTCGCCGAGACGTACCTCGAAAAGCTCAAAGACCGCGGTGACGCAAACGTGGGCGACCAGACGATGGTCGACGCACTGACGCCGGCGGTCCACACGTTCAAAAAATCCGTCGAAACCGACGACCTGCCGATACTCGAGGCGCTCGCCAAAGCCGTCGATGCGGCCGAACGAGGCGTTGACTTCACCGTGGCCATCCGCGCGAACAAGGGACGGGCATCGTATCTCGGCTGGCGGTCAGTCGGCCACCAAGATCCGGGGGCGACGAGTACGCTGTTCATCTTAGAGACACTCCTGGAAACGGCCGCCGACAAGATGGACGCCGAGATTCCTGACGTGGACGCCACGTCACCGACAATCCCGGATGCAGAACCAGCGGAAGAATAA
- the dhaK gene encoding dihydroxyacetone kinase subunit DhaK codes for MKKLINDPDDVVDEMLDGMVRAYPEELRRLSDTQVLVRDDAPVEDKVGVVSGGGSGHEPTHGGYIGDGMLDGAAAGDVFSSPTADEFEKLITTTDSGEGVLAVVKNYEGDVMNFETAIEMVEMEGVEVETVVVNDDVAVDDSLYTSGRRGVCGTILVHKAAGAKAAEGADLEEVQRVAQKVIDNVGTMGMALTSCITPEKGEPTFDLGDDEIELGIGIHGEPGTERTDVMEADPITEELTETVLDDLDLDAGQEVITIVNGMGGTPLMELFVVNNRLQELLEDEGLEMWDAWVGDYMTSLDMEGVSITVAAVDDELKALLSAPADTPALTVQ; via the coding sequence ATGAAGAAACTAATCAACGATCCCGATGACGTCGTCGACGAAATGCTCGATGGGATGGTACGTGCCTACCCCGAAGAACTACGACGACTGTCGGATACACAAGTTTTAGTCCGAGATGACGCACCCGTAGAAGACAAAGTCGGCGTCGTCAGTGGTGGCGGCAGCGGACACGAACCGACTCACGGTGGATACATTGGTGACGGTATGCTCGATGGCGCGGCTGCAGGTGACGTGTTCTCCTCGCCGACCGCCGACGAGTTTGAAAAATTGATCACCACCACTGACAGTGGCGAAGGGGTCCTCGCAGTTGTCAAAAACTACGAGGGCGACGTAATGAACTTCGAAACGGCTATCGAGATGGTCGAGATGGAAGGGGTCGAAGTCGAGACGGTCGTCGTCAACGACGACGTCGCCGTCGATGACTCACTGTACACTTCCGGGCGCCGGGGTGTCTGTGGGACCATCCTCGTCCACAAGGCAGCGGGCGCGAAAGCCGCCGAGGGTGCCGATCTGGAGGAAGTCCAGCGAGTCGCCCAGAAAGTCATCGACAACGTCGGGACGATGGGTATGGCTCTCACCTCGTGTATCACGCCGGAGAAAGGCGAACCGACGTTCGATCTCGGTGACGACGAAATCGAACTCGGCATCGGTATCCACGGCGAACCGGGAACGGAGCGGACCGATGTCATGGAAGCCGACCCAATCACCGAGGAACTGACCGAGACGGTTCTCGATGATCTCGACCTCGATGCCGGCCAGGAGGTCATCACCATCGTCAACGGCATGGGCGGCACGCCGTTGATGGAACTGTTCGTGGTCAACAATCGGCTGCAGGAACTGCTCGAGGACGAGGGCCTCGAAATGTGGGACGCGTGGGTCGGCGATTACATGACCTCCCTGGACATGGAAGGAGTTTCGATTACGGTGGCCGCCGTCGACGACGAACTGAAAGCGTTGCTCTCGGCGCCTGCCGATACACCGGCACTGACAGTCCAATGA